A window of Notolabrus celidotus isolate fNotCel1 chromosome 11, fNotCel1.pri, whole genome shotgun sequence contains these coding sequences:
- the LOC117820977 gene encoding tumor necrosis factor receptor superfamily member 5-like, producing the protein MMFRKKFCSTVLLLILMKNVLRGQAIRCHASEYAVGYLCCTKCPEGFQVLRHCTESEITHCGCPEGTFMDHTRCSPCTKCDAGSGLRMKTSCMIRSDSVCEPQEGFFCTQPAEHSCLNAQRHRSCTPGQYISQRGTSLTDAVCSPCSAGSFSDGTFPSCQEHTQCESLNLQLLRPGTESDDAECGEKDSD; encoded by the exons ATGATGTTCAGGAAAAAATTTTGCTCCACTGTGTTGCTGCTG atccTCATGAAGAATGTCCTCAGAGGTCAGGCCATCAGATGCCATGCATCAGAGTATGCAGTAGGATACCTTTGCTGCACCAAGTGTCCAGAAG GATTTCAAGTCTTAAGACACTGCACAGAGTCTGAAATCACTCACTGTGGGTGCCCTGAGGGAACCTTTATGGATCATACACGCTGCTCTCCCTGTACAAAGTGTGATGCAG GTTCTGGATTGAGGATGAAGACATCATGTATGATAAGATCAGACTCCGTCTGTGAACCACAGGAGGGATTTTTCTGCACACAGCCTGCAGAGCACAGTTGTCTTAatgcacagagacacaggagCTGCACACCAGGACAGTACATCAGTCAGAGAG gaaccTCTCTGACAGACgctgtgtgctctccctgctctGCTGGATCATTTTCAGATGGGACGTTTCCATCTTGTcaggaacacacaca ATGTGAATCACTGAATCTACAGCTGCTGAGACCAGGAACTGAATCAGATGATGCTGAGTGTGGAGAAAAAGATTCAGACTAG